In a genomic window of Vigna angularis cultivar LongXiaoDou No.4 chromosome 6, ASM1680809v1, whole genome shotgun sequence:
- the LOC128197518 gene encoding uncharacterized protein LOC128197518: MVERAKVLEKNMAEAERHKKQQQVVRGPIVARSNVNQRGSPYARPNQSLNTSGSQTLVPIGQSGQQGNVTCFQCGGPHYRSSCPQLVGGKHCTRCGRNGHLENECNFGGRAVMRPPNAGRNQPRGGRAQVVGRVYAITGAEAANSGNLITGECLLYGMSCRVLYDSGATHSFISKACVEKLGIAERDMQFDLVVSTPAAGELRTSTVCIRCPIAVEGHSYKVNLICLPLKELEVILGMDWLAANRILIDCGKKELIFPEEDEEELSVTLGQLKEDIMEGASCFLIMTHEDQEFGGLVKERSSTSDSNGRSVVDEFADVFPEEIPGLHPVREVEFTIDLVTTAAPISVQPYRMAPAELVELKKQIEELMDKQFIKPSVSPWGAPVLLVKKKDGSSRLCVDYRQLNKLTIKNKYPLPRIDDLLDQLHGASIFSKIDLRSGYHQIRVKEDDIQKTTFRSRYGHYEYVVMPFGVTNAPAIFMDYMNRIFRPYLDKFVVVFIDDILIYSKTQAEHEEHLRAVLTVLREKELYAKLSKCEFWMKEVQFLGHVVSAGGISVDPAKVRAVLDWKSPRSVTEVRSFVGLAGYYRRFIEGFGKIVAPLTQLTRKDRPFAWTDLCEERFQELKHKLTSAPVLIIPDTSKPFEVYCDASHQGLGCVLMQEKRAVAKANVVADALSRKAVHVSVMMVKEMSLVESFRDLRLQFELEPNSIKCCNLRISSNVFYRIKMKQREDEDLIKIFSTLGSDRAKEFNTGTDGFLRYKGRTCIPNDGELKRIILEEGHHSLLSIHPGRTSETRRVTSAAGNSRMEVG; encoded by the exons ATGGTTGAGAGGGCCAAGGTTTTAGAGAAGAACATGGCAGAAGCGGAAAGGCACAAGAAGCAACAACAGGTTGTAAGGGGACCAATCGTAGCAAGGAGTAATGTCAATCAGAGGGGATCCccttacgctcgtccaaatcaGTCATTAAACACAAGCGGGTCTCAAACACTGGTTCCTATCGGACAGTCTGGGCAGCAAGGTAACGTCACATGTTTCCAATGTGGGGGACCGCATTATCGTTCGTCATGCCCTCAGCTGGTGGGCGGAAAACATTGTACTCGTTGTGGAAGAAATGGGCATTTGGAGAACGAGTGCAACTTTGGAGGACGAGCGGTAATGAGACCACCAAACGCTGGAAGGAATCAGCCAAGAGGTGGACGGGCTCAAGTAGTGGGACGAGTGTATGCTATAACTGGAGCAGAGGCAGCAAACTCAGGTAATCTTATAACTGGTGAATGCTTGCTATATGGAATGTCATGTCGTGTATTGTATGACTCGGGGGCGActcactccttcatctcgaaggcgtgtgttgaaaaACTGGGAATAGCAGAGAGAGACATGCAGTTCGATTTGGTGGtatcaaccccagcggctggagaGCTTAGGACATCTACCGTATGCATTAGATGTCCTATTGCGGTTGAGGGGCATAGTTATAAGGTGAACTTAATTTGTTTGCCTTTGAAGGAGTTAGAAGTAAtattaggaatggattggttggctgccaatcgcattcttaTAGACTGTGGCAAGAAGGAGTTGATTTTtccagaagaagatgaagaagagttATCAGTAACGCTCGGTCAATTAAAAGAAGACATTATGGAGGGCGCCAGCTGTTTCCTGATTATGACGCATGAAGATCAGGAATTCGGAGGATTGGTCAAAGAACGATCGTCCACTAGTGACAGTAATGGACGATCGGTTGTGGATGAGTTTGCGGACGTCTTTCCGGAAGAAATTCCGGGACTGCATCCTGTTCGTGAAGTTGAATTCACCATTGACTTGGTGACAACGGCGGCACCCATCTCAGTTCAACCATATCGTATGGCGCCTGCAGAGTTGGTTGAACTtaagaagcagattgaagagttaATGGATAAGCAATTTATCAAGCCGAGCGTATCACCATGGGGAGCGCCTGTCCtcttagtgaagaagaaagatggcagctctcggttgTGTGTAGACTACAGACAAttaaacaagctgaccatcaagaacaagtacccatTGCCGAGAATAGACGACTTGCTGGATCAATTGCATGGGGCCTCTATATTTTCAAAGATTGACTTGCggtctggatatcatcaaatcagaGTTAAGGAGgacgacatccagaagacaACGTTCAGATCTCGTTATGGACATTATGAATATGTGGTGATGCCATTTGGAGTGACGAACGCACCAGCAATCttcatggattatatgaatcgGATATTCAGGCCGTACTTGGACAAATTTGTAgtcgtcttcatagatgatattctcatctactccaagaCACAAGCCGAACACGAAGAACACTTGAGGGCAGTACTAACCGTGTTGAGGGAAAAGGAATTATATGCAAAGTTGtccaagtgtgaattttggatgaaggaggTGCAGTTTTTGGGGCATGTGGTGTCGGCTGGAGGTATTTCAGTAGATCCAGCTAAGGTACGAGCGGTGTTGGACTGGAAGAGTCCTCGTTCGGTCACTGAGGTTCGTAGCTTTGTGGgactcgcgggctactataggcgtttTATTGAAGGGTTTGGTAAAATAGTAGCTCCGCTTACTCAGTTGACTAGGAAGGATCGACCGTTCGCTTGGACTGATCTGTGTGAAGAACGCTTTCAAGAGCTGAAGCAcaagttgacgagcgctccagtgcTAATTATTCCGGACACGTCCAAGCCCTTTGAAGTATACTGCGATGCGTCTCACCAAGGGTTGGGCTGTGTGCTTATGCAAGAGAAACGAGCGGTAGC GAAAGCTAATGTAGTGGCGGACGCTCTAAGCAGGAAGGCAGTTCATGTCTCGGTGATGATGGTTAAAGAGATGAGTTTGGTTGAGAGCTTTAGAGACCTAAGGTTGCAGTTTGAATTGGAGCCGAACAGCATCAAatgctgtaaccttagaatatccaGCAACGTTTTTTACCGTATCAAGATGAAGCAACGCGAGGACGAGGACTTGATAAAGATTTTTAGTACGCTCGGTTCAGATCGGGCCAAGGAGTTCAACACTGGAACGGACGGCTTCTTGCGCTATAAGGGCCGGACGTGCATTCCAAATGATGGAGAGCTAAAAAGGATTATCTTGGAGGAAGGACATCATAGCCTtcttagcatacaccctg GCAGAACATCAGAGACCAGGCGGGTTACTTCAGCAGCTGgaaattcccgaatggaagtgggatag